From Cervus elaphus chromosome 10, mCerEla1.1, whole genome shotgun sequence:
CCTATCCATGCTCCCACCTATCTAATCTGCCGTTTTTCCATCCTTCCAATCAACCCATCCAATTAAAGAGCTATTCCATCAACGCATCAGATATATACAGCTGCCACAgtcccctctccctcttctcccttgcCTGTTGGGTCCTCTGTGCTCTGACTTGGCGGAGGCAGCCTTCACCTCACCACCTCTACAGCCCCCCTTCTCTGGGGGAGCCCTGTGAAGCCACCGGCTCGAAAGGTACCTgagctctgcctctttcttttgTACACCTGCTTGCTCCTCTTGACCTGCTTCCTCTTGATCACCTTTCCCTCCAAGTTCTTCCTGTTCTTGGAGTGGCTGCAGGAGTGGGTGACGGGCCGCGAGGGGCACTGGTGGGAGTGCATGGCGTATCTGAGGCGCCTCAGAGGagggctggggcctgggctcCGGGCCTGGTGGCCAGCGGGGCTGCGGCGGCTCCTCGGGCGCTGGCTGGAGCTCCGGCTGCGGCTGCGGCTCTGGCAGTGGTGGCTGCAGCTGCACTGCTTGCAGGCGTGGCTTTGGGGCCGAGAGTTGCTGTGGGGCTGGGTGTGGGTGTTGGGAAGGCTCTGTGTCTTGGTGTCCATGGAGGGTGGGGGCGGCCTCGCTTAGAGGGGCAggggccgcctcctcctcctcttctggcAGACCCAGCTTCACAGAGGCCCTGGCAGCCCCTGGTTATATAGTTGGGCCCGATTGTGATGGCACCAGC
This genomic window contains:
- the TNP2 gene encoding nuclear transition protein 2 gives rise to the protein MDTKTQSLPNTHTQPHSNSRPQSHACKQCSCSHHCQSRSRSRSSSQRPRSRRSPAGHQARSPGPSPPLRRLRYAMHSHQCPSRPVTHSCSHSKNRKNLEGKVIKRKQVKRSKQVYKRKRQSSGRKYN